From one Magnetofaba australis IT-1 genomic stretch:
- a CDS encoding tetratricopeptide repeat-containing sulfotransferase family protein, with amino-acid sequence MKIKRRAKSKSAPAHLRAAAQESWSQVQAALAVQDLAAAERALRETLKRQAEHWPARQTLMRLLAETGRADEARVVAEESLALRPSDAALAHEIGMLLVTQGAFASAFTAFEVVARQLPHNADAQNNLGGCLREMERNDDAARYFAKALKLDPAHPHARFNMAQSLMEAGRRSEAVAALLELLKLNPEHADALRLLALWDRSAVAPEHRSALERLAARPEGVDDAAMRAGFGLAALLEAEGDYGAAFAALSRANARMRASYTYDVADDVAQHAALMAATPSLDGDPQSGVDDATPIFILGMPRSGTSLVEQILASHSHVAGGGERNDLRRVVLGGWDARGWRFPDGMQTLSNADVTRMAQEYLQRLREVASPQQARRITDKMPANYLFIGLIRRMLPNARIIHCVRDPRDVALSIFKTWFSGELPYAYDLAELGRYFAAYERLMAHWKALAPEAIYRVRYETLVAQPEAEIRQLLDFCGLPFEQACVDFHRSKRVVRTASLAQVRQPIYGGAVARWKRYGDEALRPFTEALGASDSLLDV; translated from the coding sequence GTGAAGATCAAACGTCGCGCCAAATCCAAATCCGCCCCCGCGCATCTGCGCGCCGCCGCCCAGGAATCCTGGAGTCAGGTTCAGGCGGCGTTGGCCGTACAGGATCTGGCCGCCGCCGAACGCGCCCTGCGCGAGACGCTGAAGCGGCAGGCGGAGCATTGGCCCGCGCGGCAAACCCTGATGCGCCTGCTGGCCGAAACCGGACGCGCTGATGAGGCCCGTGTGGTGGCGGAGGAGTCGTTGGCGCTGCGCCCCAGTGACGCCGCCCTGGCCCATGAGATCGGCATGTTGCTAGTCACCCAGGGGGCGTTCGCGTCCGCCTTTACGGCGTTTGAGGTCGTCGCCAGGCAGCTGCCGCACAACGCCGATGCGCAGAACAATCTGGGTGGTTGTCTACGCGAGATGGAGCGCAATGACGATGCGGCGCGTTACTTCGCCAAAGCGTTGAAGTTGGATCCGGCGCACCCCCACGCGCGCTTCAATATGGCCCAGAGCCTGATGGAGGCTGGGCGACGCAGCGAAGCGGTGGCGGCGCTGCTGGAGCTGCTCAAACTCAACCCGGAACACGCCGACGCCTTGCGTCTGCTGGCGTTGTGGGATCGAAGCGCGGTGGCGCCTGAGCATCGCAGCGCCCTGGAGCGCCTGGCGGCGCGCCCGGAGGGCGTGGATGACGCCGCCATGCGCGCGGGCTTCGGCTTGGCGGCGCTGCTGGAGGCGGAGGGCGACTATGGCGCGGCGTTCGCTGCGCTCAGTCGCGCCAACGCGCGCATGCGCGCCAGCTATACCTATGATGTGGCCGATGATGTGGCGCAGCACGCGGCGCTGATGGCGGCCACGCCATCGCTGGATGGGGATCCGCAGAGCGGCGTGGATGACGCCACGCCCATCTTTATTCTCGGCATGCCGCGTTCGGGCACCTCGCTGGTGGAGCAGATTCTCGCCAGCCACTCACATGTGGCGGGGGGCGGCGAGCGCAATGATCTGCGCCGCGTCGTGCTGGGGGGGTGGGATGCGCGCGGTTGGCGCTTCCCTGACGGCATGCAAACCCTTTCCAACGCTGACGTGACCCGTATGGCGCAGGAGTACCTTCAGCGTCTGCGGGAGGTGGCTTCGCCCCAGCAGGCGCGCCGCATCACCGACAAGATGCCCGCCAACTATCTGTTCATCGGGTTGATCCGGCGCATGCTGCCCAACGCGCGCATCATCCACTGCGTGCGCGACCCGCGCGATGTGGCGCTCTCCATCTTCAAAACCTGGTTTAGCGGCGAGTTGCCCTATGCCTATGATCTGGCGGAGCTGGGGCGCTACTTCGCCGCCTATGAGCGCCTGATGGCGCATTGGAAGGCCTTGGCGCCGGAGGCGATTTACCGCGTGCGTTATGAGACGTTGGTGGCGCAGCCGGAGGCGGAGATTCGACAATTGCTGGATTTCTGCGGCCTGCCGTTTGAGCAGGCGTGTGTGGATTTTCATCGCAGTAAGCGGGTGGTGCGCACCGCCAGTCTGGCGCAGGTGCGCCAACCCATCTACGGCGGCGCGGTGGCGCGTTGGAAGCGTTACGGGGACGAGGCGCTGCGCCCATTTACCGAGGCGCTGGGGGCGTCCGATAGTCTACTGGACGTTTGA
- a CDS encoding CoA-binding protein codes for MDDAQMIDLLKQTKTIAVVGLSPKPERASHRVAAYLKEQGYVIIPVRPGSDEVLGEKAYPSLEAIPSDIVVDMVDVFRKSEDTPDVVRSAAAIKAKSVWLQKEIAHPESARIASEAGMAYVEDHCLMVEHRRLADQL; via the coding sequence ATGGATGACGCACAGATGATCGATCTGCTCAAACAGACCAAAACCATCGCCGTGGTGGGGCTGTCGCCCAAGCCCGAACGCGCCTCGCATCGCGTGGCCGCCTATTTGAAGGAGCAGGGCTACGTCATTATTCCGGTGCGCCCGGGCAGTGACGAGGTGTTGGGCGAAAAAGCCTATCCGTCGTTGGAGGCGATTCCGTCGGACATCGTTGTGGACATGGTGGATGTGTTCCGCAAGTCCGAAGACACCCCGGATGTGGTGCGCTCGGCGGCCGCCATCAAGGCCAAAAGCGTGTGGTTGCAGAAGGAGATTGCGCACCCGGAATCGGCGCGCATCGCTTCTGAGGCGGGCATGGCCTATGTGGAGGATCACTGCTTGATGGTGGAGCACCGCCGATTGGCTGATCAGCTGTAG
- a CDS encoding CBS domain-containing protein, translated as MYVRDRMFRNVITLSPGDTLAVAMRAVAQGGGHGPPGFAVVLDQMRLVGLLTEFDMLKWIVQGRDPHSKTLREMRLSAPVSVREETPIQELIDLYNQRRFRRFPVLNEDGVLSGGIMEKQILAALPRTSLLIQFQVADMISPPLPEVGPDVSYREAAKLMMGWHRGCVVVVADHVMVGIVTERDLIRLRMEPDWDPERPVSSFMSHSINYLTPETDLLKALDFFVETTHRRIPVAEADGSFRGLLTQTAVLNAMVQSARSHQAVLNPESIPEPALWFTPDDKHAILAINAMGGKLLQLNPEEWAGRSAEDLMEDPDVLDALHVLLRNCGHIDNLNLPVRTGAGNRLCVASSFSLVNTPSGGSRIFWSIGEETHCSAPKFGP; from the coding sequence ATGTACGTACGCGACCGCATGTTCCGCAATGTCATCACCCTCTCTCCCGGGGACACCCTGGCCGTGGCCATGCGCGCGGTGGCCCAGGGCGGCGGCCATGGACCGCCGGGGTTTGCGGTGGTGCTGGACCAGATGCGCTTGGTGGGGCTGCTCACCGAATTCGACATGCTCAAGTGGATCGTGCAGGGGCGCGACCCCCACAGCAAGACTCTGCGCGAGATGCGCCTGTCGGCGCCGGTGTCGGTGCGCGAGGAGACGCCGATTCAGGAGTTGATCGACCTGTATAACCAGCGCCGCTTCCGCCGCTTCCCCGTACTCAACGAGGATGGCGTACTCAGCGGCGGCATCATGGAGAAGCAGATTCTCGCCGCTCTGCCGCGCACCAGTCTGCTGATTCAGTTCCAGGTCGCCGACATGATCAGTCCGCCGCTGCCGGAGGTGGGACCCGACGTCAGTTATCGCGAAGCGGCCAAACTGATGATGGGCTGGCACCGCGGCTGTGTGGTGGTGGTGGCCGATCACGTCATGGTGGGCATCGTCACCGAGCGCGATCTGATCCGCCTGCGCATGGAGCCTGATTGGGATCCCGAACGACCGGTCTCCAGCTTCATGTCCCACAGCATCAACTATCTGACGCCGGAGACTGACCTCCTCAAGGCGCTGGACTTCTTTGTGGAGACCACCCACCGCCGCATCCCGGTGGCCGAGGCCGACGGCTCCTTCCGCGGCCTGCTCACACAGACGGCGGTGCTCAACGCCATGGTGCAGTCGGCGCGCTCGCACCAGGCGGTGCTCAATCCCGAGTCGATTCCTGAGCCCGCGCTGTGGTTCACCCCCGACGACAAACACGCCATCCTCGCCATCAACGCCATGGGCGGCAAACTGCTGCAGTTGAACCCCGAGGAGTGGGCCGGCCGCTCCGCTGAGGATCTGATGGAGGATCCAGACGTGCTGGACGCCCTGCACGTGCTGCTGCGCAACTGCGGCCACATCGACAATCTGAACCTGCCGGTGCGCACCGGCGCGGGCAATCGTCTGTGCGTGGCCTCCAGCTTCAGCCTGGTCAACACCCCCTCGGGGGGCTCGCGCATCTTCTGGAGCATCGGCGAGGAGACCCACTGCTCGGCGCCGAAATTTGGCCCTTAA
- a CDS encoding KpsF/GutQ family sugar-phosphate isomerase: MMLEQAREVLILEAEAIRAVADRLDARFEEAVRVLLACQGRVVATGMGKSGLIAQKVAATLASTGTPSLFLHPGDGSHGDLGMVTQQDVVLAFSNSGETEEVLALLPVIKRLGAGLISLVGELDSTLGRMSDVALDVSVAREACPLNLAPTSSTTAALALGDALAVALLTARGFDEERFALFHPGGSLGRKLLLTVRRVMHAGEEIPLVDENAPLREALLEMTAKRLGLTGVRSADGALVGVITDGDLRRHLEWEAEGVLSATAKQMMTRNPKTIEADALAAEALRVMQQGQITSLFVMDRGALAGVVHLHDLLRAGLA, translated from the coding sequence ATCATGCTCGAACAGGCGCGAGAGGTTCTGATCCTGGAGGCGGAGGCGATCCGCGCGGTGGCCGATCGGCTCGACGCCCGCTTTGAAGAGGCGGTGCGCGTGCTGTTGGCCTGCCAGGGGCGGGTGGTGGCCACCGGCATGGGCAAATCGGGCCTGATCGCGCAGAAGGTGGCGGCCACTCTGGCCAGCACCGGGACCCCCTCGCTGTTTCTGCATCCCGGCGACGGCAGCCACGGCGATCTGGGCATGGTGACTCAGCAGGATGTGGTGTTGGCGTTTTCCAACAGCGGCGAGACCGAAGAGGTGCTGGCCCTGCTGCCGGTGATCAAACGTCTGGGCGCCGGACTGATCAGCCTGGTGGGGGAGTTGGACTCCACTCTGGGGCGCATGAGCGACGTGGCGCTGGACGTGTCGGTGGCGCGCGAGGCGTGCCCGCTGAACCTGGCGCCCACCAGCTCCACCACCGCCGCGCTCGCCTTGGGCGACGCCCTGGCGGTGGCGCTGCTGACCGCGCGTGGGTTTGATGAGGAGCGTTTTGCGCTGTTCCATCCCGGCGGCAGTCTGGGGCGCAAGCTGCTGCTCACGGTGCGCCGGGTGATGCATGCGGGGGAGGAGATCCCCCTGGTGGATGAGAACGCGCCGCTGCGCGAGGCGCTGCTGGAGATGACCGCCAAACGGCTGGGTCTAACCGGCGTGCGCAGCGCCGACGGCGCGTTGGTGGGCGTGATCACTGACGGTGATTTGCGGCGCCATCTGGAGTGGGAGGCCGAGGGCGTGCTCAGCGCCACCGCCAAGCAGATGATGACGCGCAACCCGAAAACCATTGAGGCCGATGCATTGGCCGCCGAAGCGCTGCGGGTGATGCAGCAGGGGCAGATCACCAGTCTGTTCGTGATGGATCGCGGCGCGCTGGCCGGGGTGGTGCATCTGCACGATCTGCTGCGCGCCGGGCTGGCGTAG
- a CDS encoding KdsC family phosphatase: MIPNAGEENTLWTPQLAERAAKIRLLALDVDGVLTDGGIYLDNAGGEMKRFNVQDGLGARLLLDAGVAVGVITARKSDLVARRARELKLAFAHQGAHEKWACLEQEMATRGLTADQCAFMGDDLVDLGVMSRVGLAACPANAHEETRRRSHWQASAAGGEGAVRELADHILRAQGRWDEIVAAMVAGTYGHAAQ, translated from the coding sequence ATGATCCCGAACGCAGGCGAAGAGAACACTCTGTGGACGCCGCAACTGGCTGAACGCGCAGCGAAGATTCGCCTGTTGGCGCTGGATGTGGACGGCGTGCTGACCGATGGCGGCATCTATCTGGATAACGCTGGCGGCGAGATGAAGCGCTTCAATGTGCAGGATGGCCTGGGCGCGCGTCTATTGTTGGATGCGGGCGTGGCGGTGGGGGTGATCACCGCGCGCAAATCCGATCTGGTGGCGCGGCGGGCGCGGGAGTTGAAACTGGCGTTCGCCCACCAGGGCGCGCATGAAAAATGGGCCTGCCTGGAACAGGAGATGGCGACGCGCGGTCTGACAGCCGACCAGTGCGCGTTCATGGGCGATGACCTGGTGGATCTGGGCGTGATGAGCCGCGTTGGCTTGGCCGCCTGTCCGGCCAACGCCCACGAAGAGACGCGCCGTCGTAGCCATTGGCAAGCCTCCGCCGCGGGCGGCGAAGGCGCGGTGCGCGAGTTGGCCGATCATATTTTGCGCGCCCAGGGGCGTTGGGACGAGATCGTCGCGGCCATGGTCGCCGGGACGTATGGCCACGCCGCTCAGTAG
- the lptC gene encoding LPS export ABC transporter periplasmic protein LptC has translation MRKGVKNLFLLIPVAIIGAALWRLDQTQTVDVADPTPGEDAARSRVTGINLVQYDGGQTRWTLSAPRAQEGADGWTIVMEPRLTLYGAEGGVVRVSARSGRVAGANREMAFEQSVVVHDGDGGRLLTERLRFDPKQKILHNEEFFTAVREGIELQGRGMRLLEEGRRLEVLHDVTMRLTGGARQWVESPGR, from the coding sequence GTGCGCAAGGGCGTCAAAAATCTCTTTTTGCTGATTCCGGTGGCGATCATCGGCGCGGCGCTGTGGCGTCTGGATCAGACCCAGACCGTGGACGTCGCCGATCCGACCCCCGGCGAGGACGCGGCCCGTTCCCGGGTGACCGGCATCAATCTGGTGCAGTATGATGGCGGTCAGACGCGCTGGACCTTGAGCGCGCCGCGCGCCCAGGAGGGCGCCGATGGCTGGACCATCGTGATGGAGCCACGATTGACGCTGTATGGCGCCGAGGGCGGCGTGGTGCGGGTCTCCGCCCGCAGCGGTCGCGTGGCGGGCGCCAATCGCGAGATGGCGTTCGAGCAGAGCGTGGTGGTGCACGATGGCGATGGCGGTCGTTTGCTCACTGAACGGCTGCGCTTTGATCCGAAGCAAAAAATTCTCCATAATGAGGAGTTTTTTACGGCGGTCAGAGAGGGAATCGAGTTGCAGGGCCGGGGCATGCGACTGCTCGAAGAGGGGCGTCGCCTGGAGGTTCTGCATGATGTCACAATGCGGTTGACGGGCGGCGCGCGCCAATGGGTGGAGTCGCCGGGCAGATGA
- a CDS encoding LptA/OstA family protein → MSAKRWGVVLAGALWALVLGAAPTHAASQNAALVISSDRLEMDEAKQLAVFSGRVEAVEGEMRLTARRMTVRYLPAENGRNKRELIQEIYAQGDVTLKQGDTEGNASEARYQVGQRRLEMIGKSEPASVRFGKDHVRGARIKVTLNANRQVKNVRVDGGATGGRVTMKIIPGQERAGAGDQQP, encoded by the coding sequence GTGTCGGCAAAACGATGGGGAGTCGTCCTGGCGGGCGCATTATGGGCGCTAGTCCTCGGCGCGGCGCCGACGCACGCCGCCTCCCAGAACGCCGCGCTGGTGATCAGTTCAGACCGCCTGGAGATGGATGAGGCCAAGCAGTTGGCGGTCTTCTCCGGCCGCGTGGAAGCGGTGGAGGGGGAGATGCGGCTGACCGCGCGGCGCATGACGGTGCGCTATCTGCCCGCAGAAAATGGCCGCAATAAACGTGAGCTGATTCAAGAGATCTACGCCCAGGGCGATGTAACCCTCAAGCAGGGCGACACCGAGGGCAACGCCAGCGAGGCGCGCTATCAAGTGGGACAGCGCCGTCTGGAGATGATCGGCAAGAGCGAACCGGCTTCGGTGCGCTTCGGTAAAGATCACGTGCGCGGCGCGCGCATCAAGGTGACGTTGAACGCCAACCGGCAGGTGAAGAACGTGCGCGTGGATGGCGGCGCCACCGGCGGGCGGGTGACCATGAAAATCATTCCCGGGCAAGAGCGCGCCGGCGCGGGCGATCAGCAGCCATGA